A region from the Acidiferrobacter sp. SPIII_3 genome encodes:
- the purD gene encoding phosphoribosylamine--glycine ligase — protein sequence MKILIVGSGGREHALAWKAAQSPLASEVLVAPGNAGTAREAKIRNCPVEATDITALIGLARRERVDLTIVGPEAPLVAGIVDRFTEEGLACLGPTAAAARLEGSKSFAKAFLARHGIPTARHETFTDVAAATRYLKDHPGAHVVKADGLASGKGVVVAEDQATALAAATAMLNGEFGEAGRRIVIEERLIGVEASFIVLADGEDYVAFPTSEDHKRRDDGDRGPNTGGMGAFSPASAVNAALEIVIRREIIEPTLRGLRADGHHYRGFLYAGLMLTADGPKVLEYNCRFGDPETQPIMMRLRSDLVALAHAAVRGELAGATLKIDPQPALCVVLAAPGYPAAPRTGDAIAGLDAVDPDTKVFHAGTCETGGQVRSCGGRVLGVTGLGATLEEARAHVYHRLTTITLDGALYRRDIGRRPYGTHS from the coding sequence ATGAAGATCCTGATCGTGGGATCCGGCGGGCGCGAACATGCCCTGGCGTGGAAGGCCGCGCAATCGCCGCTCGCCTCGGAGGTGCTGGTGGCACCCGGTAATGCCGGGACGGCGCGCGAAGCAAAGATCCGTAACTGCCCGGTGGAAGCCACCGACATCACGGCCCTGATCGGGCTCGCGCGCCGCGAACGGGTGGACCTCACCATCGTGGGCCCGGAGGCCCCGCTCGTCGCCGGAATCGTCGATCGCTTCACCGAGGAGGGGCTTGCCTGCCTCGGACCGACCGCCGCCGCCGCCAGACTCGAGGGCTCGAAAAGTTTCGCCAAGGCCTTTCTTGCGCGCCACGGCATACCGACCGCGCGCCACGAGACCTTCACCGATGTGGCCGCCGCCACCCGCTACCTGAAGGACCATCCCGGCGCGCACGTCGTGAAGGCCGATGGCCTGGCCTCAGGCAAGGGCGTGGTGGTGGCGGAGGACCAGGCCACGGCGCTGGCGGCGGCCACCGCGATGCTAAACGGCGAGTTCGGGGAGGCCGGCCGTCGCATCGTCATCGAGGAACGCCTGATCGGCGTGGAGGCGAGCTTCATCGTGCTCGCCGACGGTGAGGACTACGTGGCATTCCCGACCTCGGAAGACCACAAGCGGCGCGACGACGGGGATCGCGGACCCAACACCGGCGGCATGGGTGCATTCTCCCCGGCCTCGGCGGTGAATGCCGCGCTCGAGATCGTGATCCGCCGCGAGATCATAGAGCCGACCCTGCGTGGGCTACGCGCCGACGGCCACCACTACCGCGGGTTCCTCTATGCCGGTCTCATGCTGACCGCAGACGGCCCCAAGGTACTCGAATACAATTGCCGCTTCGGCGACCCCGAGACCCAGCCCATCATGATGCGCCTGCGCTCCGACCTCGTGGCCCTGGCGCACGCCGCGGTGCGCGGCGAACTGGCGGGCGCGACCCTTAAGATCGACCCGCAACCGGCGCTCTGCGTGGTGCTGGCCGCGCCCGGCTATCCGGCGGCCCCGCGCACGGGGGATGCGATCGCGGGCCTCGACGCCGTCGACCCCGATACCAAGGTGTTCCATGCCGGGACCTGCGAGACCGGCGGACAGGTGCGGTCTTGCGGCGGACGGGTACTCGGCGTCACCGGCCTCGGCGCGACCCTGGAGGAGGCGCGCGCGCACGTCTACCACCGCCTCACGACCATCACCCTCGACGGCGCGCTGTACCGGCGCGACATCGGCCGCAGGCCCTATGGGACCCATTCGTGA